In the Leptospira inadai serovar Lyme str. 10 genome, one interval contains:
- the tnpB gene encoding IS66 family insertion sequence element accessory protein TnpB — MELNPGRRKVYLRPGVTDLRKSINTLAIIVEGKMKKDLYSESVFLFCNSQER, encoded by the coding sequence ATGGAGCTAAATCCCGGCAGAAGAAAAGTGTATTTACGACCTGGAGTCACCGACTTAAGGAAATCGATTAATACACTTGCTATCATTGTAGAAGGCAAAATGAAGAAGGACTTGTATTCGGAGAGTGTATTTCTATTCTGCAATTCGCAAGAAAGATAA
- the tnpC gene encoding IS66 family transposase: MSLDINELPNDVEELKKIIIFQNNKYSEELRLQRQKEAEHLDQIERLKIQLFGRRTEKWSQIEIDQGLLFNEIENSLQKDSTEPEEKSLFTPVKSHTRKKTGRKPFPDYFPRIKILHDIPEIEKTCSCGHELTRIGEESSEKLDLIPAKIQVEVHIRPKYACKHCEGTSDENQPVVKIAPVPNQIAEKSMLSSSFLAYTLTQKFADALPFYRQAGILQRSGVDISRTTLSNTAIQVYEKLSPLIEDIRKELFESKYLQIDETVLQVLNEPKKSNTAKSYMWVIRGFIREKPVVLYHYEPSRSAKFLEEWISNFEGIIQTDGFESYDSLLKVKSKILHAGCWNHARRRFFEILKIDPKNAQAEWIVKEIGKLYTIESKAREENLNSELHLRLRQSESKPVVDEIRSWMNKRIIEVAPKSSMGKALGYLANQWEKLLIFLDRPELQLDTNLVENDIRPFVIGRKNWLFSGCPEGATASAGFYSLVQIAKLAGVDPYAYLRDLFTSWESEPRSLSYQDLPQLAIPVLD; this comes from the coding sequence GTGTCCTTAGATATAAACGAACTGCCGAATGATGTAGAAGAACTAAAGAAGATTATTATATTCCAAAATAATAAGTACTCTGAAGAATTGCGGCTCCAAAGACAGAAAGAAGCCGAGCATCTCGACCAAATTGAGCGCCTAAAGATCCAACTATTCGGAAGAAGGACGGAGAAATGGAGCCAAATCGAGATAGACCAAGGACTTCTTTTTAACGAAATAGAAAATTCCCTACAGAAGGATTCCACCGAACCTGAGGAAAAAAGCCTCTTCACCCCGGTTAAAAGTCACACTAGAAAGAAAACGGGTCGTAAGCCGTTCCCTGATTATTTCCCTCGAATCAAGATCTTACACGATATTCCCGAAATCGAAAAAACCTGTTCTTGTGGGCATGAGCTGACTCGAATCGGAGAGGAAAGCTCCGAGAAGCTGGATCTAATTCCGGCAAAAATCCAAGTCGAAGTTCATATTCGCCCTAAGTATGCGTGCAAGCATTGTGAAGGGACTTCCGATGAAAATCAACCTGTCGTTAAAATAGCACCAGTTCCCAATCAAATCGCTGAAAAGAGTATGCTTTCATCGAGCTTTTTAGCGTACACACTTACTCAGAAGTTTGCAGATGCTCTTCCTTTCTACAGACAAGCAGGAATTCTTCAAAGATCGGGAGTCGATATTTCAAGAACAACTTTATCGAATACTGCGATCCAAGTATATGAAAAGCTTTCTCCATTGATTGAGGATATAAGAAAAGAGCTTTTCGAATCAAAGTATTTACAGATAGATGAGACGGTTCTCCAAGTGTTAAACGAACCGAAAAAGTCGAATACGGCCAAATCCTATATGTGGGTGATTCGGGGATTTATCCGAGAAAAACCGGTAGTATTATATCATTATGAACCGAGTCGGAGTGCTAAGTTTTTAGAAGAATGGATTTCCAACTTCGAAGGGATTATCCAAACAGACGGTTTTGAATCTTACGATTCTTTATTGAAAGTAAAATCAAAGATTCTTCATGCAGGATGTTGGAATCATGCTCGAAGGAGATTCTTTGAAATTTTAAAAATAGATCCTAAGAACGCTCAAGCAGAATGGATCGTAAAGGAAATCGGTAAGCTCTACACAATCGAGTCGAAGGCCAGAGAAGAAAATCTAAATTCGGAATTGCATTTAAGACTTCGACAATCTGAATCCAAGCCAGTCGTTGACGAGATCCGTTCCTGGATGAATAAACGAATCATCGAAGTCGCTCCGAAATCTTCGATGGGTAAAGCCCTTGGTTATCTCGCTAATCAATGGGAAAAACTGCTTATCTTTTTGGATCGTCCGGAATTGCAACTGGATACGAATCTGGTCGAGAATGATATTCGTCCTTTTGTGATCGGAAGAAAAAATTGGCTCTTCTCCGGTTGTCCGGAAGGAGCGACTGCAAGTGCAGGATTTTATTCTTTAGTTCAAATTGCAAAGCTCGCGGGAGTCGATCCTTATGCGTATTTGCGGGATCTATTTACCTCTTGGGAAAGCGAGCCGAGGAGTCTTTCTTATCAGGATCTGCCGCAACTCGCTATACCTGTGCTCGATTAG
- the tnpA gene encoding IS66 family insertion sequence element accessory protein TnpA, whose translation MNRTNVDWQQEFEEFSKSELSRPQYCKKKGLKYSAFRYHWERRAKIQQKEEGFVEVPQSVSNSISSVGSEFLTLKIDSSGKALLQVNLQFSLGQWS comes from the coding sequence ATGAACAGAACAAATGTAGATTGGCAGCAAGAGTTTGAGGAATTTTCAAAAAGTGAACTTTCGCGACCGCAATACTGCAAAAAGAAAGGACTAAAATACTCGGCCTTTCGTTACCACTGGGAGAGGCGAGCTAAGATTCAGCAAAAAGAAGAGGGCTTTGTAGAAGTTCCTCAATCTGTTTCAAACAGCATTTCGTCGGTAGGGTCTGAATTTTTGACCCTAAAAATAGATTCTTCCGGCAAGGCTTTGCTACAAGTAAACCTTCAGTTTAGTTTGGGACAATGGAGCTAA
- the tnpB gene encoding IS66 family insertion sequence element accessory protein TnpB (TnpB, as the term is used for proteins encoded by IS66 family insertion elements, is considered an accessory protein, since TnpC, encoded by a neighboring gene, is a DDE family transposase.), whose product MYFYSAIRKKDKLKMLYWDKSGFCLWQKRLEESKFPWPNSEEEVRKIPVERFHWLLNGIDFFKEHKKLKYKNVS is encoded by the coding sequence GTGTATTTCTATTCTGCAATTCGCAAGAAAGATAAACTGAAAATGCTCTACTGGGACAAGAGCGGGTTTTGTCTTTGGCAGAAAAGATTAGAGGAGAGTAAATTTCCGTGGCCGAACTCAGAGGAAGAAGTTCGAAAGATTCCGGTAGAAAGATTTCATTGGCTTTTAAACGGGATCGATTTCTTTAAAGAGCATAAGAAACTAAAATATAAGAATGTGAGCTGA